A portion of the Algisphaera agarilytica genome contains these proteins:
- a CDS encoding transposase, whose product MKGKRYTTEQKIRIVREGQRAGMAIADVC is encoded by the coding sequence ATGAAAGGCAAACGATACACCACCGAGCAGAAGATCCGGATCGTCCGTGAAGGCCAACGTGCCGGCATGGCGATCGCCGATGTCTGCTGA